One window of the Nicotiana tabacum cultivar K326 chromosome 4, ASM71507v2, whole genome shotgun sequence genome contains the following:
- the LOC107816981 gene encoding C2 and GRAM domain-containing protein At5g50170 isoform X1 yields MRLYVYLLEGKEWAVEDSYVKLKLGRFKSKTRVLKNTRNPIWNEEFVFRVNDVEEEIVLSVYQHRDDSGFLNVHYGDLVGKVKIPVWSVAAEENQNLPPTWFSLQKPKSAKSVNRDCGKILLTLSLHGKGKDVSSNHVCYVNPTNDTSREHEVISKSSQDLHGFAAHPKKISEGKHLMKNIACHFEKLFGKNEEAKKSDEEESKKDDSSDISTTTSDYEDCLEESPVSHSFEEAIERMRTTSEDKEMPGDLQGGVLLDQTYVVSSKDLNMLLFAPDSQFRKDLAELQGTTDMHEGPWSWKSDEMCLTRVVTYMKAPSKLVRAVQATEEQTYVKADGKEFSVFVSVSTPDVPYGSTFKIELLYKIMPGQQESSGEESARLVVSWAINFSQNTMMKSMIEGGARQGLKESFYQFAEVLARKLKVTTSKVVLEKDRALASLQTEHQSDWELAKEYFWNFTVVSTIFMVLYVLVHIILSEPSKLHGLEYHGFDLPDSVGEFITSGILVLQLERVYNMVSRFVEARLRRGNDHGVKAQGDGWVLTVALIEGMNLTSLDPTGFPDPYVVFTCNGKTRTSSVQLQTLDPQWSEILEFDAAEEPPSVLDVEVFDFDGPFDQASSLGHAEINFLKHTSAELADIWVPLEGKIALSSQSKLHLRIFLDNNNGVETIRDYLTKMEKEVGKKLNVRSPHKNSTFQKIFGLPPEEFLINDYSCSLKRKMPLQGRIFLSARIVGFYANLFGHKTKFFFLWEDIEDVNVVSPSWSTMWSPALVIVLRKGRGVDARHGARYQDEEGRLHFCFHSFVSFNVASRTIMVLWRTRTLPPDQKAQIVEVQQEKDEKLVLSEDNASYLVVEDVQMSKVYSGELPVSVKSLMQMFDGGDLEHRVMSKSGCLNYVTTSWETVAPNVSERLVSYKFNRFISVFGGEVTSTQQKSPIANDGGWTINEIMALHDVPFGDHFRVQFRYEIKDSTSVHNSCKCDVSVGVMWLKNTKFEQRITRNVVGKFTTRLKDILELVEREILLSS; encoded by the exons ATGAGACTTTACGTGTATTTGTTGGAGGGCAAGGAATGGGCAGTGGAGGACTCTTATGTGAAGTTAAAACTAGGAAGGTTCAAGTCCAAGACAAGGGTATTGAAAAATACTAGGAACCCTATTTGGAATGAAGAGTTTGTGTTCAGGGTTAACGATGTAGAGGAGGAAATTGTTCTCTCTGTATATCAACATCGTGATGATTCTGGATTCCTTAATGTTCATTATGGGGATTTAGTTGGTAAGGTGAAAATACCCGTCTGGTCCGTTGCGGCTGAGGAAAATCAGAACTTGCCTCCCACTTGGTTTTCTCTTCAAAAACCCAAAAGTGCAAAATCAGTTAACAGAGATTGCG GGAAGATTCTTCTCACTCTTTCCTTACATGGGAAGGGCAAAGATGTATCCTCTAACCATGTCTGTTATGTGAATCCAACAAATGATACTTCTAGAGAACATGAAGTGATAAGCAAATCTTCTCAAGATTTGCATGGCTTTGCAGCTCATCCCAAGAAAATTTCGGAAGGGAAACATTTAATGAAGAACATTGCTTGCCATTTCGAGAAACTTTTCGGCAAGAATGAAGAAGCCAAGAAAAGCGACGAGGAAGAATCGAAGAAGGATGATTCTTCTGATATATCCACGACTACATCTGACTATGAAGACTGTTTGGAGGAGTCTCCGGTTAGCCATAGCTTTGAAGAAGCGATTGAGCGAATGCGGACAACAAGTGAAGATAAAGAAATGCCAGGGGACCTGCAGGGTGGAGTCCTGCTGGACCAGACATATGTTGTGTCGTCAAAAGATCTTAACATGCTTCTTTTTGCTCCTGATTCACAGTTCAGGAAAGATCTGGCAGAGTTGCAGGGTACAACAGATATGCACGAGGGTCCGTGGTCATGGAAATCAGATGAAATGTGTTTAACAAGAGTTGTCACCTATATGAAAGCACCAAGTAAATTAGTTAGGGCTGTTCAAGCCACAGAGGAGCAAACATATGTTAAAGCTGATGGAAAAGAATTTTCTGTTTTTGTCTCTGTAAGTACCCCTGACGTTCCATATGGGAGTACTTTCAAGATTGAGTTGCTTTACAAGATAATGCCTGGCCAACAGGAATCTTCTGGTGAAGAATCCGCGCGTCTGGTTGTATCCTGGGCCATTAACTTCAGCCAGAACACTATGATGAAATCAATGATTGAAGGAGGAGCTCGGCAAGGATTGAAGGAGAGTTTTTACCAGTTTGCTGAGGTATTAGCTCGCAAATTGAAAGTAACAACTTCAAAGGTTGTCTTGGAGAAAGATCGGGCTTTGGCATCTTTGCAGACTGAACATCAGTCAGATTGGGAACTGGCAAAGGAGTACTTTTGGAATTTTACAGTTGTATCAACTATTTTCATGGTTTTGTATGTATTAGTGCACATTATATTAAGTGAACCTAGCAAATTACATGGACTGGAGTATCATGGTTTTGATTTGCCGGATAGTGTTGGAGAATTTATCACCAGCGGAATACTAGTTCTTCAATTGGAGCGGGTATATAATATGGTTTCACGTTTTGTAGAAGCTAGGCTGCGAAGAG GAAACGATCATGGAGTCAAAGCACAAGGTGATGGATGGGTACTTACTGTAGCTTTGATTGAGGGAATGAACTTAACTTCTTTGGACCCAACAGGTTTCCCAGATCCATACGTGGTCTTTACATGCAATGGCAAAACAAGAACTAGCTCTGTCCAGCTTCAAACTCTTGACCCTCAGTGGAGTG AGATACTAGAGTTTGATGCTGCAGAAGAACCACCTTCGGTGTTAGATGTGGAAGTTTTCGACTTCGACGGTCCATTTGATCAAGCTTCATCGCTTGGGCATGCAGAAATTAATTTCCTAAAACACACTTCTGCAGAATTGGCAGACATTTGGGTTCCTCTTGAGGGAAAAATTGCTCTGTCTTCACAATCGAAGTTGCACTTGAGGATTTTTTTGGACAATAACAATGGAGTTGAAACTATCCGAGACTACCTAACAAAGATGGAAAAAGAAGTTGGGAAGAAG TTAAACGTTCGGTCGCCACACAAGAACTCAACATTTCAGAAAATTTTTGGGCTGCCTCCAGAAGAATTTTTAATCAACGACTACTCGTGCTCCCTCAAAAGAAAGATGCCATTACAG GGGCGGATCTTTCTATCTGCCAGAATCGTTGGATTTTATGCAAATTTGTTTGGTCACAAAACAAAGTTTTTCTTCCTGTGGGAGGATATTGAGGATGTTAATGTGGTTTCCCCATCATGGTCAACCATGTGGAGCCCTGCACTTGTAATAGTTTTGCGTAAAGGTCGAGGAGTTGATGCTAGGCACGGTGCTAGGTATCAAGATGAAGAAGGCCGActgcatttctgttttcattcATTTGTGTCATTCAATGTTGCAAGCAG GACAATCATGGTGTTGTGGAGaacaaggacactgcctccagATCAGAAAGCACAAATTGTAGAAGTGCAGCAGGAGAAGGATGAAAAGCTTGTTTTGTCTGAAGACAATGCATCCTACTTGGTCGTTGAGGATGTACAAATGTCTAAAGTCTATTCTGGAGAACTACCTGTCAGT GTTAAATCACTGATGCAGATGTTTGATGGAGGAGATTTGGAGCATAGAGTAATGAGCAAATCTGGCTGTCTCAATTATGTGACTACTTCATGGGAAACTGTAGCTCCCAATGTTTCTGAGAGACTCGTATCTTACAAATTCAACCGCTTCATCTCTGTCTTTGGTGGTGAAGTTACAAGCACACAGCAGAAATCTCCTATCGCAAATGACGGTGGATGGACCATCAATGAGATCATGGCCCTGCATGATGTCCCGTTTGGTGATCATTTCCGA GTGCAGTTCAGATACGAGATCAAAGACTCTACTTCTGTACATAATTCATGCAAGTGTGATGTTAGTGTTGGTGTAATGTGGCTGAAAAACACCAAATTTGAGCAGAGAATAACTAGGAATGTTGTAGGGAAATTCACCACTCGACTGAAGGATATACTAGAGTTGGTTGAAAGGGAGATATTATTGTCAAGTTGA
- the LOC107816981 gene encoding C2 and GRAM domain-containing protein At5g50170 isoform X2, whose protein sequence is MRLYVYLLEGKEWAVEDSYVKLKLGRFKSKTRVLKNTRNPIWNEEFVFRVNDVEEEIVLSVYQHRDDSGFLNVHYGDLVGKVKIPVWSVAAEENQNLPPTWFSLQKPKSAKSVNRDCGKILLTLSLHGKGKDVSSNHVCYVNPTNDTSREHEVISKSSQDLHGFAAHPKKISEGKHLMKNIACHFEKLFGKNEEAKKSDEEESKKDDSSDISTTTSDYEDCLEESPVSHSFEEAIERMRTTSEDKEMPGDLQGGVLLDQTYVVSSKDLNMLLFAPDSQFRKDLAELQGTTDMHEGPWSWKSDEMCLTRVVTYMKAPSKLVRAVQATEEQTYVKADGKEFSVFVSVSTPDVPYGSTFKIELLYKIMPGQQESSGEESARLVVSWAINFSQNTMMKSMIEGGARQGLKESFYQFAEVLARKLKVTTSKVVLEKDRALASLQTEHQSDWELAKEYFWNFTVVSTIFMVLYVLVHIILSEPSKLHGLEYHGFDLPDSVGEFITSGILVLQLERVYNMVSRFVEARLRRGNDHGVKAQGFPDPYVVFTCNGKTRTSSVQLQTLDPQWSEILEFDAAEEPPSVLDVEVFDFDGPFDQASSLGHAEINFLKHTSAELADIWVPLEGKIALSSQSKLHLRIFLDNNNGVETIRDYLTKMEKEVGKKLNVRSPHKNSTFQKIFGLPPEEFLINDYSCSLKRKMPLQGRIFLSARIVGFYANLFGHKTKFFFLWEDIEDVNVVSPSWSTMWSPALVIVLRKGRGVDARHGARYQDEEGRLHFCFHSFVSFNVASRTIMVLWRTRTLPPDQKAQIVEVQQEKDEKLVLSEDNASYLVVEDVQMSKVYSGELPVSVKSLMQMFDGGDLEHRVMSKSGCLNYVTTSWETVAPNVSERLVSYKFNRFISVFGGEVTSTQQKSPIANDGGWTINEIMALHDVPFGDHFRVQFRYEIKDSTSVHNSCKCDVSVGVMWLKNTKFEQRITRNVVGKFTTRLKDILELVEREILLSS, encoded by the exons ATGAGACTTTACGTGTATTTGTTGGAGGGCAAGGAATGGGCAGTGGAGGACTCTTATGTGAAGTTAAAACTAGGAAGGTTCAAGTCCAAGACAAGGGTATTGAAAAATACTAGGAACCCTATTTGGAATGAAGAGTTTGTGTTCAGGGTTAACGATGTAGAGGAGGAAATTGTTCTCTCTGTATATCAACATCGTGATGATTCTGGATTCCTTAATGTTCATTATGGGGATTTAGTTGGTAAGGTGAAAATACCCGTCTGGTCCGTTGCGGCTGAGGAAAATCAGAACTTGCCTCCCACTTGGTTTTCTCTTCAAAAACCCAAAAGTGCAAAATCAGTTAACAGAGATTGCG GGAAGATTCTTCTCACTCTTTCCTTACATGGGAAGGGCAAAGATGTATCCTCTAACCATGTCTGTTATGTGAATCCAACAAATGATACTTCTAGAGAACATGAAGTGATAAGCAAATCTTCTCAAGATTTGCATGGCTTTGCAGCTCATCCCAAGAAAATTTCGGAAGGGAAACATTTAATGAAGAACATTGCTTGCCATTTCGAGAAACTTTTCGGCAAGAATGAAGAAGCCAAGAAAAGCGACGAGGAAGAATCGAAGAAGGATGATTCTTCTGATATATCCACGACTACATCTGACTATGAAGACTGTTTGGAGGAGTCTCCGGTTAGCCATAGCTTTGAAGAAGCGATTGAGCGAATGCGGACAACAAGTGAAGATAAAGAAATGCCAGGGGACCTGCAGGGTGGAGTCCTGCTGGACCAGACATATGTTGTGTCGTCAAAAGATCTTAACATGCTTCTTTTTGCTCCTGATTCACAGTTCAGGAAAGATCTGGCAGAGTTGCAGGGTACAACAGATATGCACGAGGGTCCGTGGTCATGGAAATCAGATGAAATGTGTTTAACAAGAGTTGTCACCTATATGAAAGCACCAAGTAAATTAGTTAGGGCTGTTCAAGCCACAGAGGAGCAAACATATGTTAAAGCTGATGGAAAAGAATTTTCTGTTTTTGTCTCTGTAAGTACCCCTGACGTTCCATATGGGAGTACTTTCAAGATTGAGTTGCTTTACAAGATAATGCCTGGCCAACAGGAATCTTCTGGTGAAGAATCCGCGCGTCTGGTTGTATCCTGGGCCATTAACTTCAGCCAGAACACTATGATGAAATCAATGATTGAAGGAGGAGCTCGGCAAGGATTGAAGGAGAGTTTTTACCAGTTTGCTGAGGTATTAGCTCGCAAATTGAAAGTAACAACTTCAAAGGTTGTCTTGGAGAAAGATCGGGCTTTGGCATCTTTGCAGACTGAACATCAGTCAGATTGGGAACTGGCAAAGGAGTACTTTTGGAATTTTACAGTTGTATCAACTATTTTCATGGTTTTGTATGTATTAGTGCACATTATATTAAGTGAACCTAGCAAATTACATGGACTGGAGTATCATGGTTTTGATTTGCCGGATAGTGTTGGAGAATTTATCACCAGCGGAATACTAGTTCTTCAATTGGAGCGGGTATATAATATGGTTTCACGTTTTGTAGAAGCTAGGCTGCGAAGAG GAAACGATCATGGAGTCAAAGCACAAG GTTTCCCAGATCCATACGTGGTCTTTACATGCAATGGCAAAACAAGAACTAGCTCTGTCCAGCTTCAAACTCTTGACCCTCAGTGGAGTG AGATACTAGAGTTTGATGCTGCAGAAGAACCACCTTCGGTGTTAGATGTGGAAGTTTTCGACTTCGACGGTCCATTTGATCAAGCTTCATCGCTTGGGCATGCAGAAATTAATTTCCTAAAACACACTTCTGCAGAATTGGCAGACATTTGGGTTCCTCTTGAGGGAAAAATTGCTCTGTCTTCACAATCGAAGTTGCACTTGAGGATTTTTTTGGACAATAACAATGGAGTTGAAACTATCCGAGACTACCTAACAAAGATGGAAAAAGAAGTTGGGAAGAAG TTAAACGTTCGGTCGCCACACAAGAACTCAACATTTCAGAAAATTTTTGGGCTGCCTCCAGAAGAATTTTTAATCAACGACTACTCGTGCTCCCTCAAAAGAAAGATGCCATTACAG GGGCGGATCTTTCTATCTGCCAGAATCGTTGGATTTTATGCAAATTTGTTTGGTCACAAAACAAAGTTTTTCTTCCTGTGGGAGGATATTGAGGATGTTAATGTGGTTTCCCCATCATGGTCAACCATGTGGAGCCCTGCACTTGTAATAGTTTTGCGTAAAGGTCGAGGAGTTGATGCTAGGCACGGTGCTAGGTATCAAGATGAAGAAGGCCGActgcatttctgttttcattcATTTGTGTCATTCAATGTTGCAAGCAG GACAATCATGGTGTTGTGGAGaacaaggacactgcctccagATCAGAAAGCACAAATTGTAGAAGTGCAGCAGGAGAAGGATGAAAAGCTTGTTTTGTCTGAAGACAATGCATCCTACTTGGTCGTTGAGGATGTACAAATGTCTAAAGTCTATTCTGGAGAACTACCTGTCAGT GTTAAATCACTGATGCAGATGTTTGATGGAGGAGATTTGGAGCATAGAGTAATGAGCAAATCTGGCTGTCTCAATTATGTGACTACTTCATGGGAAACTGTAGCTCCCAATGTTTCTGAGAGACTCGTATCTTACAAATTCAACCGCTTCATCTCTGTCTTTGGTGGTGAAGTTACAAGCACACAGCAGAAATCTCCTATCGCAAATGACGGTGGATGGACCATCAATGAGATCATGGCCCTGCATGATGTCCCGTTTGGTGATCATTTCCGA GTGCAGTTCAGATACGAGATCAAAGACTCTACTTCTGTACATAATTCATGCAAGTGTGATGTTAGTGTTGGTGTAATGTGGCTGAAAAACACCAAATTTGAGCAGAGAATAACTAGGAATGTTGTAGGGAAATTCACCACTCGACTGAAGGATATACTAGAGTTGGTTGAAAGGGAGATATTATTGTCAAGTTGA